The Cloeon dipterum chromosome 3, ieCloDipt1.1, whole genome shotgun sequence genome includes a region encoding these proteins:
- the LOC135938326 gene encoding uncharacterized protein LOC135938326 — translation MAVNTDIMQENMIAVSIRTIPVVAEPAWLAASKLGVTEYSWCNTSSLFNLFPIITDRFAVRAANPGDFYSLSSLKRNPQQLRLAEKAVEAFASLSVSRISTEVILSTVNLTSSAAQSTVTESGNINATTDAIASNPNTTEITTAGTTTTTTTTTTSTTTTTTTTTTTTTTTTTTTTTTTTTTTTISPASLFHTDGRVIDATKYGSWTEACGALFLWGKTVVDWQTNYVKCCSLGMTPIAIENDDKRNCLENMTKPASLWKYNANYWSAALKSVNGTFQWRLPNMTNFKSTIDNTSLYWLRGQPNNSVGNNCVHLRVDKGIGKVFLTSKNCTNLYVFGCQGPTTPPPACSAPKCPELNCDKNVSLFSTYVADGVTLYLTNASKYGFWYSINGRFYLFSSAKMTWLEAMKSCCAIGMKILSVEFDYEYNNLIEAAKNSSNAEGSFWTSGSDEACEGKFGWCAANKLVRKQEAVWSPGQPDNFGRKENCLILGLSKTGALLNDVDCSNSQKYICEARDTRNTPVHSDAIVEECAAVFNLSKEETQAIFNMTKFTLQIKCFLKCVGENGGFMWDGQLIDERVILLAEMFAQDSDTRLQENMDAISTCGSKRGMDECDTAALIFQCGQETAPDLVTNLINTAQLDTSAESVPLPRIAPKCLTDYECVINQTMRDDYMNDRAIQDTEIFTACGKKYLLVIISLSYQDAFSLCCKYGLKMVSIETIEEMYCIDRSIGMSLRDDSYGFIWAAASRLGASDRLDYRWCTSGSRVNLTPELQDRYTNRNPYLEWFLYSIKLRPNGSIPFAAVSRERLASKLNTLCEP, via the exons ATGGCAGTAAACACGGACATAATGCAGGAAAACATGATTGCTGTCTCTATAC GCACGATTCCGGTTGTGGCGGAACCTGCTTGGCTGGCTGCTAGTAAGCTGGGCGTCACAGAATACTCTTGGTGCAACACTAGCAGCCTCTTCAACCTGTTCCCGATAATCACTGATCGATTTGCTGTCCGAGCGGCAAATCCTGGCGATTTTTACTCTCTGTCTAGTTTGAAGCGCAACCCGCAGCAGTTGCGCTTAGCCGAGAAGGCAGTGGAAGCATTTGCTTCACTTTCT gtgtCAAGAATATCAACAGAAGTCATTCTTTCCACCGTCAATCTGACCAGCAGTG CAGCTCAATCCACTGTGACTGAGAGCGGAAATATTAATGCCACGACAGATGCTATCGCTTCTAACCCAAATACAACAGAAATCACAACTGCTGGAACTACTACCACTACCACCACAACCACCACATCCACTACAAccaccacaaccaccaccaccactaccaccaccaccaccaccaccaccactactaccaccaccaccactacAACAACAATTTCTCCT GCATCTCTGTTTCACACGGATGGTCGAGTTATTG ACGCCACCAAATATGGCTCCTGGACTGAGGCCTGTGGTGCATTGTTTCTGTGGGGGAAAACTGTG gtTGATTGGCAAACAAATTACGTAAAATGCTGTAGTCTGGGGATGACACCAATTGCCATTGAAAACGACGACAAAAGGAATTGTTTAGAAAATATGACCAAGC cagcaTCTTTGTGGAAGTATAATGCCAACTACTGGAGCGCGGCTCTCAAATCGGTTAATGGAACGTTCCAATGGCGTCTGCCAAATAtgacaaatttcaaatcaacaatTGACAACACGTCGTTGTATTGGCTGCGGGGACAGCCAAATAACTCGGTTGGGAACAACTGTGTTCATCTGCGAGTCGATAAAGGCATCGGCAAAGTATTTTTaaccagcaaaaattgcaccaaTCTCTACGTTTTCGGATGCCAA GGACCAACTACCCCTCCACCAGCTTGCTCTGCTCCAAAATGTCCAGAACTCAACTgtgacaaaaat GTGTCATTGTTCAGCACATACGTTGCAGACGGCGTAACTCTTTACCTTAcga ATGCAAGCAAATACGGGTTCTGGTACTCAATCAATGGAAGATTCTACCTTTTCAGCTCGGCGAAAAtgact tgGTTGGAAGCGATGAAGTCGTGTTGTGCAATCGGAATGAAGATTCTGAGTGTAGAATTCGACTATGAAtacaacaatttaattgaagcagCTAAAA ATTCATCAAATGCTGAAGGATCATTTTGGACCTCTGGAAGCGACGAAGCTTGCGAAGGTAAATTCGGTTGGTGTGCGGCGAACAAACTGGTCAGAAAACAAGAGGCCGTGTGGTCCCCTGGACAACCAGATAATTtcggaagaaaagaaaactgtCTCATTCTCGGCTTGAGCAAAACTGGAGCACTTCTGAATGACGTGGACTGCTCGAACAGTCAAAAGTACATATGCGAGGCGCGGGATACGAGAAATACCCCGGTCCATTCAGATGCAATAGTTGAAGAATGCGCTGCGGTGTTCAATTTATCAAAAG AAGAGACTCAGGCCATATTCAATATGACTAAATTTACTCTTCAAATAAAG tgctTTCTAAAATGTGTTGGGGAAAACGGAGGATTT ATGTGGGACGGGCAACTTATTGACGAGAGGGTCATTTTGCTGGCTGAGATGTTTGCACAAGATTCTGACACACGATTACAAGAAAACATGGATGCCATCTCAACTTGCGGTTCAAAAA gGGGAATGGATGAGTGCGACAcagctgctttaatttttcaatgcggCCAAGAAACTGCCCCGGATTTAGTGACCAACTTGATTAACACGGCGCAACTGGATACATCGGCA GAATCGGTACCACTCCCTAGAATTGCACCCAAATGCCTTACTGACTATGAATGTGTAATCAAT caaacaatgaGAGATGACTACATGAATGACCGAG caaTACAAGATACAGAAATATTCACGGCTTGTGGAAAAAAATACCTCCTTGTTATAATAAGC CTTTCTTATCAAGACGCCTTTTCTCTATGCTGTAAATATGGTCTTAAGATGGTTTCAATTGAGACCATCGAGGAAATGTATTGTATCGACCGTTCAATAG GAATGTCATTAAGAGATGATTCGTATGGTTTCATCTGGGCAGCGGCGAGCAGACTTGGTGCCTCAGACCGTTTAGACTACAGATGGTGCACTTCAGGCAGCCGAGTTAATCTAACGCCTGAACTTCAAGACCGCTACACCAATCGCAATCCCTACCTCGAATGGTTTTTGTACTCAATTAAATTGAGACCGAATGGGTCGATACCATTTGCTGCCGTGTCACGAGAACGCCTTGCGAGTAAGCTGAACACCTTATGCGAACCTTGA